Proteins found in one Helicobacter sp. NHP19-003 genomic segment:
- the purB gene encoding adenylosuccinate lyase, producing MIDRYSLEGMARLWSAQNKFDTYLKVEKAIVQAWHTLGVVDTQSCQKIQEVGFDLKRIYEIEQTTKHDLIAFINAVCENLGEEKRFFHYGITSSDCIDTALALLLKESLEIVLKDLQGLLEVLKTRALEFKDTPIIGRSHGICGEPMSFGLVWALWFEEMRRHVRSLEGVLEEISVGMVSGAMGNFAHIPLELEEKTCEVLGLKPALITNQVISRDRHAKVINALAVLASSCEKIAINVRHYQRTEVYEAEEYFSTGQKGSSAMPHKRNPVLSENITGLCRVIRGYAMPMLESVALWHERDISHSSVERFVFPDIFTTTDFMLHRLSNLLKTLVVYPQNMRANLECTGGLVYSQKVLLELPKLGFSKEESYAIVQENAAKVWQDLQEDKHHKEAFLNALLDDPRLKDIEPKRLKACFDMAHYLQRTDQILERVFGK from the coding sequence ATGATAGATCGTTACTCTTTGGAGGGGATGGCGCGCCTTTGGAGCGCACAAAACAAGTTTGACACTTACCTAAAAGTTGAAAAAGCCATCGTGCAAGCGTGGCACACTTTGGGCGTTGTGGACACCCAAAGTTGCCAAAAAATTCAAGAAGTGGGCTTTGATTTAAAACGGATTTATGAAATCGAGCAAACCACCAAACACGATTTGATCGCCTTTATCAACGCCGTTTGTGAGAATTTAGGGGAAGAAAAACGCTTTTTCCATTACGGCATCACTTCTAGCGACTGTATCGACACCGCCCTAGCCCTATTACTCAAAGAGAGCCTAGAGATCGTTTTAAAAGATTTACAAGGACTTTTAGAAGTGCTTAAAACACGGGCACTTGAGTTTAAAGACACGCCCATCATCGGGCGTAGCCACGGGATTTGTGGCGAGCCCATGAGTTTTGGGCTGGTGTGGGCGTTGTGGTTTGAGGAAATGCGCCGCCATGTGCGGTCTTTAGAAGGGGTCTTAGAAGAAATCAGCGTAGGGATGGTGAGCGGGGCAATGGGCAACTTTGCCCATATCCCCCTAGAGTTGGAGGAAAAGACTTGCGAAGTTTTGGGTTTGAAACCCGCCCTCATCACAAACCAAGTCATCTCAAGGGATCGCCACGCTAAGGTCATCAACGCCCTAGCGGTGCTCGCCAGCAGTTGCGAAAAAATCGCCATCAATGTCCGCCACTACCAACGCACCGAAGTGTATGAGGCGGAGGAATACTTTAGCACGGGGCAAAAGGGCAGCTCAGCCATGCCCCACAAGCGCAACCCCGTTTTGAGCGAAAACATCACGGGGCTGTGCCGGGTCATTCGGGGTTATGCGATGCCTATGCTAGAGAGTGTCGCCCTTTGGCACGAGCGCGACATTAGCCACAGCTCGGTGGAACGCTTTGTCTTCCCCGACATTTTCACCACCACGGATTTTATGTTGCACCGCCTAAGCAATTTGCTTAAAACCCTTGTGGTGTATCCTCAAAACATGCGCGCGAATTTGGAGTGCACAGGGGGGCTGGTGTATTCGCAAAAGGTGCTCTTGGAATTGCCAAAGCTAGGCTTTAGCAAGGAGGAGAGTTATGCCATCGTGCAAGAAAACGCCGCGAAAGTGTGGCAAGATTTGCAAGAGGACAAGCACCACAAAGAGGCTTTTTTAAACGCCCTACTTGACGACCCTAGGCTCAAAGACATTGAGCCTAAAAGACTTAAAGCGTGCTTTGACATGGCACATTACCTACAACGCACTGACCAAATTCTTGAGCGGGTTTTTGGCAAATAA
- a CDS encoding thiamine pyrophosphate-dependent enzyme, with product MVKEVKTLKSFSQSAEKFEGSHLLCPGCGHGIIVREVLNAVDGPIVLGNSTGCLEVCSAVYPHTSWDVPWIHIGFENGSTAISGVESMYKALERKGKYKGQRPKFVAFGGDGASYDIGFQFISGCLERGHDMTYICLDNENYANTGGQRSGSTPMGASTSTTPAGKVSFGKKERKKDLPLIMAAHGIPYTAQIAPNKWKDMNKKIKTALDTEGPCFINALSPCPTEWKYHSSLAIEMTDLAVDCLIFPLFEIFHGQELKITYRPRNVLPVRDYLGVQKRFAHLFKKENEHIIEALQKDVDARWEYLQRREEAKV from the coding sequence ATGGTTAAAGAAGTCAAAACGCTCAAAAGTTTTAGCCAATCGGCGGAAAAATTTGAAGGCTCGCACTTACTTTGTCCGGGCTGTGGGCATGGGATCATCGTTAGGGAAGTGCTCAACGCCGTGGATGGCCCCATTGTGCTAGGCAATTCCACCGGCTGTTTAGAGGTCTGCTCGGCAGTGTATCCACACACCTCTTGGGATGTACCTTGGATTCACATCGGGTTTGAAAACGGCTCAACCGCCATCAGTGGCGTGGAGAGCATGTATAAAGCCCTAGAGCGCAAGGGCAAATATAAGGGGCAACGCCCCAAATTTGTCGCTTTTGGCGGCGATGGCGCGAGCTATGACATTGGTTTTCAATTCATCAGCGGTTGTTTAGAAAGAGGGCATGACATGACCTACATCTGCCTAGACAATGAAAACTACGCCAACACAGGGGGGCAAAGGAGTGGGAGCACGCCTATGGGCGCAAGCACCAGCACCACGCCTGCGGGCAAAGTGAGTTTTGGGAAAAAAGAGCGCAAAAAAGACCTGCCCCTCATCATGGCAGCCCATGGCATCCCCTACACCGCCCAAATCGCCCCCAACAAGTGGAAGGACATGAATAAAAAAATCAAAACTGCCCTAGACACAGAGGGGCCATGTTTCATCAACGCCCTTAGCCCATGTCCGACTGAGTGGAAATATCACTCTTCTTTGGCGATTGAAATGACGGACTTGGCGGTGGATTGCTTGATCTTCCCCTTGTTTGAAATCTTCCACGGGCAAGAACTCAAAATCACCTACCGCCCCCGCAATGTCTTGCCCGTGCGCGATTATTTGGGCGTGCAAAAACGCTTTGCCCATCTCTTTAAGAAAGAGAACGAGCACATCATCGAGGCGTTGCAAAAAGATGTCGATGCCCGCTGGGAATACCTGCAGCGGCGGGAGGAAGCCAAGGTTTAG